One genomic window of Luteitalea pratensis includes the following:
- a CDS encoding sensor histidine kinase has translation MSSGWRDAWRDALGLRLALWYAAIFVASALALVALTYVLLSASLSRYDRETIESALVQYARAYMLGGPEGLAQELRDGNLAATPGPLFVRTLGPGQELVFFSMPQQWRRFDLSQLDTPRLSGEQTWAELDTGDGGDVLEVASVRLPDGTLLQVGKSTDRRRELLQRFRRVLFIDLALVVVIALAGGAIVTRSGLQPVRALAETVRGIVRTGRTDARVPPSNPGDTLGELGGLVNAMLDRIDRVVTGMRGALDNVAHDLRTPLTRLRGIAEEALASGDAQRMRDALAECVEEADRVDTMLHTLMDISEAETGTMALRREAVPMAELVQQTMDLYEDAAEAHGLELTADVADGLVVSVDRARLRQVLANLVDNAVKYTPAGGRVHLQASQDGSEAVVRVRDTGAGIEPDELPRIWERLYRGDRSRTTRGLGLGLSLVKAIVEAHGGRVSVASTPGESSEFELHLPLQAPDLSTM, from the coding sequence ATGTCATCCGGGTGGCGTGATGCGTGGCGCGACGCGCTGGGCCTGCGCCTCGCGCTGTGGTACGCCGCGATTTTCGTCGCCAGCGCCCTCGCGCTCGTGGCGCTCACCTATGTCCTGCTCTCGGCCTCGCTGAGCCGCTACGATCGGGAGACGATCGAGAGTGCGCTCGTGCAGTACGCGCGGGCGTATATGCTCGGCGGCCCGGAGGGACTCGCGCAGGAACTCAGGGACGGCAACCTGGCCGCCACGCCAGGCCCGCTCTTCGTGCGCACGCTCGGACCCGGCCAGGAACTCGTGTTCTTCAGCATGCCGCAGCAGTGGCGGCGCTTCGACCTCTCGCAGCTCGATACCCCGCGATTGAGCGGCGAGCAGACCTGGGCCGAGCTCGATACCGGCGACGGCGGCGACGTGCTGGAAGTGGCCTCGGTGCGGCTGCCTGACGGCACGCTGCTGCAGGTCGGCAAGAGCACCGACCGGCGCCGCGAACTGCTCCAGCGCTTTCGCCGTGTCCTCTTCATCGATCTCGCGCTCGTGGTGGTGATTGCCCTGGCCGGCGGCGCGATCGTCACACGCTCGGGCCTGCAGCCGGTGCGCGCCCTGGCCGAGACGGTGCGTGGCATCGTCCGCACGGGCCGCACGGACGCGCGGGTGCCGCCCTCGAATCCCGGCGACACGCTCGGCGAGCTGGGCGGCCTCGTGAACGCGATGCTCGATCGCATCGATCGCGTGGTCACCGGCATGCGGGGCGCTCTGGACAACGTCGCGCACGACCTGCGGACGCCGCTCACCCGCCTGCGCGGCATCGCCGAGGAGGCGCTCGCGTCCGGCGATGCGCAACGGATGCGTGATGCGCTGGCCGAGTGCGTGGAGGAAGCCGACCGTGTCGACACGATGCTCCACACGCTGATGGACATCTCCGAGGCGGAGACCGGCACGATGGCGTTGCGGCGCGAAGCGGTGCCGATGGCGGAACTGGTCCAGCAGACGATGGACCTGTACGAGGACGCCGCAGAAGCGCACGGGCTCGAGCTGACCGCCGACGTCGCCGACGGCCTCGTCGTGTCCGTCGATCGCGCCCGCCTGCGACAGGTCCTCGCCAACCTCGTCGACAACGCCGTGAAGTACACGCCCGCCGGCGGCCGTGTGCACCTGCAGGCGTCACAGGACGGCAGCGAGGCGGTGGTCCGCGTCCGCGACACCGGCGCCGGCATCGAGCCCGACGAACTGCCGCGCATCTGGGAGCGGCTGTACCGCGGTGACCGCAGCCGCACCACGCGCGGCCTCGGCCTCGGCCTCAGCCTGGTGAAGGCGATCGTCGAGGCACATGGAGGACGCGTCTCGGTCGCGTCCACGCCGGGCGAGAGCAGCGAATTCGAGTTGCACCTTCCCCTCC
- a CDS encoding response regulator transcription factor, whose product MRALLVEDDPKIAEFVAKGLREAGFVVDHAGEGDTGLDLATAGSHDVAIIDLMLPHLDGLGLIQRMRQRGVQTPVLILSARHSVDDRVTGLTAGGDDYLTKPFAFPELLARVHALIRRATHAPVATQLAVGDLRLDLVTRTATREGRSIELRPREFTLLEYLMRNAGRVVSKTMILSHVWDYSFDPGTNVVDVLVFRLREKIDKGFDTKLLHTVRGAGYVIRVA is encoded by the coding sequence ATGCGTGCCCTGCTCGTCGAGGACGACCCGAAGATCGCCGAATTCGTCGCCAAGGGGCTACGCGAGGCTGGCTTTGTCGTCGATCACGCGGGCGAGGGCGATACCGGCCTCGACCTGGCCACGGCCGGCAGCCACGATGTCGCTATCATCGACTTGATGCTCCCGCACCTCGACGGACTCGGGCTGATCCAGCGGATGCGCCAGCGCGGCGTCCAGACCCCCGTCCTGATCCTCAGCGCAAGGCACTCGGTGGACGACCGCGTCACCGGCCTCACGGCTGGTGGCGACGATTACCTGACCAAGCCATTCGCGTTTCCCGAACTGCTGGCCCGGGTGCACGCCCTGATTCGCCGCGCCACCCACGCCCCTGTCGCGACGCAACTTGCCGTCGGCGACCTGCGTCTCGACCTCGTCACGCGCACCGCGACGCGCGAGGGCCGGAGCATCGAACTGCGGCCGCGCGAGTTCACCCTGCTCGAATACCTGATGCGCAATGCGGGACGGGTCGTGTCCAAGACCATGATCCTGTCGCACGTGTGGGACTACTCCTTCGACCCCGGGACCAACGTCGTGGACGTGCTGGTGTTCCGCTTGCGCGAGAAGATCGACAAGGGGTTCGACACGAAGCTGCTTCACACCGTTCGCGGGGCGGGGTATGTCATCCGGGTGGCGTGA
- a CDS encoding REP-associated tyrosine transposase has translation MPPWISSDQCYLLTLCTFPRGENHLCVPAVAMLVTHSLETYQQLGRWRLHVLVLMPDHLHFLATIPPSMNIQRTIVDLKRFVACRSQVRWQQDFFEHRLRIGEHFEAKRAYLRQNPVRAGLVANPQDWQFLYER, from the coding sequence GTGCCACCCTGGATCTCTAGCGACCAGTGCTATCTGCTCACGCTCTGCACGTTTCCACGCGGCGAGAATCATCTGTGCGTGCCTGCCGTCGCGATGCTGGTGACGCATTCGCTGGAGACGTACCAGCAACTCGGACGGTGGCGCCTGCACGTGCTGGTGCTCATGCCCGATCACCTGCATTTTCTCGCGACGATACCGCCGTCCATGAACATCCAGAGGACCATCGTCGACCTCAAACGCTTCGTCGCATGTCGGAGCCAGGTGCGGTGGCAGCAGGACTTCTTCGAGCATCGGCTTCGTATCGGCGAGCACTTCGAGGCCAAGCGGGCGTATCTACGCCAGAACCCCGTCCGCGCCGGCCTCGTCGCCAACCCGCAGGACTGGCAGTTCCTGTACGAGCGGTAG
- a CDS encoding M20/M25/M40 family metallo-hydrolase, translating to MSRLPRTLCVVCLIALVTGGCASRTGGAPGTTAPPPQAPPTGEAEASLLERRIAAHMRFLASDALNGRGSGTRDEWIAATYIGAQLAALGVEPMGDDGWFVQEVGVQRFKAATPPVLTAGDRTYTRNTAFLVGAVAAARVSGSLQHFVAGTPVSSGAAVILPADTPMTAMSSLSGAALVLRKATAAQAGNWAQLTAQASEWLSTQVVGTLPSPPSGPTVLTLDAATHEAIIAMADGTSLRLDTELVAGDRTRTWNVVGRLTGTDPSASAEAVILSAHLDHLGVRSVGGDVSDTIYNGADDDASGVVAVIELARVLAGGPRPRRPVVFALFGSEESGGFGARYFVDRPVVPLTDIVADLQVEMIGRPDPKVPAGTLWLTGYERSTLGPQLAARGARLVQDPHPDQRFFERSDNIRFARRGVVAHTVSSFGLHGEYHQPSDEFRHVNIPHMRDAIASLVEPVRWLATTTEKPSWIEGKKP from the coding sequence ATGTCGCGGCTTCCCCGAACGCTCTGTGTCGTTTGTCTCATCGCGCTGGTGACGGGCGGGTGCGCGTCGCGCACTGGCGGCGCGCCCGGCACCACAGCTCCGCCACCACAGGCGCCGCCCACCGGCGAGGCCGAGGCGTCGTTGCTCGAACGGCGCATCGCCGCGCACATGCGGTTCCTCGCCAGCGACGCCCTGAACGGACGCGGCAGCGGCACCCGCGACGAGTGGATCGCCGCGACCTACATCGGTGCGCAACTCGCCGCCCTGGGCGTCGAGCCGATGGGCGACGACGGCTGGTTCGTGCAGGAGGTGGGGGTACAACGCTTCAAGGCGGCGACGCCGCCGGTGCTGACGGCGGGCGATCGTACGTACACGCGCAACACCGCATTCCTGGTGGGCGCCGTGGCCGCCGCACGTGTCAGCGGCTCGCTGCAGCACTTCGTCGCCGGGACGCCGGTGTCGTCTGGCGCGGCCGTCATCCTGCCCGCGGACACGCCCATGACGGCGATGTCGTCGCTCAGCGGCGCCGCGCTGGTCCTGCGCAAGGCCACGGCGGCGCAGGCGGGCAATTGGGCGCAGCTCACGGCACAGGCGTCCGAATGGCTCTCCACGCAGGTCGTCGGCACGTTGCCCTCACCGCCATCCGGGCCGACCGTACTGACGCTCGACGCGGCGACACACGAGGCCATCATCGCCATGGCCGATGGCACGTCATTGCGATTGGACACCGAACTCGTCGCTGGCGACCGGACCCGCACCTGGAACGTCGTCGGGCGCCTGACCGGCACCGATCCGTCGGCGTCGGCCGAGGCCGTGATTCTCTCGGCGCACCTCGATCACCTCGGGGTGCGTAGTGTCGGCGGCGATGTCAGCGACACCATCTACAACGGCGCCGACGACGACGCGTCGGGAGTGGTGGCAGTGATCGAACTCGCGCGGGTGCTGGCCGGTGGCCCGCGGCCGCGGCGGCCGGTGGTGTTCGCGTTGTTCGGAAGCGAGGAGAGTGGCGGCTTCGGCGCGCGGTACTTCGTCGATCGGCCGGTGGTGCCGCTCACCGACATCGTTGCCGACCTGCAGGTCGAGATGATCGGGCGCCCGGATCCGAAGGTGCCAGCGGGCACGCTCTGGCTGACCGGCTACGAGCGATCGACGCTCGGCCCGCAGTTGGCCGCCAGGGGGGCACGGCTGGTCCAGGATCCGCACCCCGATCAGCGCTTTTTCGAGCGGTCCGACAATATCCGCTTCGCCCGTCGAGGCGTCGTCGCCCACACCGTGTCCAGCTTCGGGTTGCACGGCGAGTACCACCAGCCGTCGGACGAGTTCCGTCACGTCAACATTCCGCACATGCGGGACGCGATTGCATCGCTTGTGGAGCCGGTGCGATGGCTCGCGACGACGACCGAGAAGCCCAGCTGGATCGAAGGGAAGAAGCCGTAG
- a CDS encoding glycoside hydrolase family 127 protein — translation MSASSCRFALLAVVLIAGAAGRGLLARPGHVAAAQAAPARDYPVQPVPFTAVTLDDAFWAPRIETNRTASIPTALQQCELTGRVGNFRRAAQVLRGEPLADTKAPGYPFDDSDLYKVIEGASYALSVHPDAKLDAYVDQLIATIAAAQEPDGYLYTTRTINPAAPHPWAGKVRWEFERDDSHELYDLGHLFEAAAAHYQSTGKRTLLDVALRAADLLDRTFGPGRASIWPGHQVTEMGLVRLYRVTGNERYLALAKFLIDERGPTPGVKTNGVGLEYNQAQVRAVEQTEPVGHAVRAMYMYAGMADVAALTGDVAYVQALEKIWTSTVGGKLYLTGGIGSTGAGEAFGKPYELPNMTAYNETCASVGMDYWNHRLFLLHGDGRYIDVLERTLYNALLSGVALDGKAYFYPNPLESAGQHQRSPWFGVACCPGNITRFLASLPGYVYAHQGDAVYVNLYAAGTATIDGGAGHRVRMRQQTRYPWDGLVTLTVTPETTRTFPLRLRIPGWAREAPVPSDLYRFAGPASPPASLSVNGVPVPIEVERGYATVSRAWAPGDTVTLVLPMPARRIRAHPSVAADRGRIAVQRGPLVYAAEWPDNGGDVRNVVLPDEAVLASEFRPTLLGGVQVVTAPAVALSRDKDDAIVRTTRVMTLIPYATWANRGPGPMAVWLAAVEDAARPRPFPTLATRSTVTTSPARRSPRFINDGEMPASSSDPASYFDWWPRKGETAWVEYALPEVATVDRVAVYWFDDTGRGEVRVPASWSLQYKDGDSWRPVQGRSKYRTERDRPNVVTFSPVRTTALRLDITMQSGFSAGIQEWTVQ, via the coding sequence ATGTCTGCGTCCTCGTGCCGCTTCGCCCTGCTCGCTGTCGTCCTGATTGCCGGCGCGGCAGGCCGTGGACTGCTTGCCCGCCCTGGACACGTCGCTGCCGCTCAGGCAGCGCCCGCGCGCGACTACCCCGTCCAACCGGTGCCGTTCACGGCCGTGACGCTGGACGACGCGTTCTGGGCGCCGCGGATCGAGACCAACCGGACGGCCTCGATTCCGACGGCCCTCCAGCAATGCGAATTGACCGGACGTGTCGGCAACTTCCGGCGTGCGGCGCAGGTGCTGAGGGGCGAGCCGCTCGCCGATACGAAAGCACCAGGCTACCCGTTTGACGATTCTGACCTGTACAAGGTCATCGAGGGCGCCTCGTACGCCCTCAGCGTGCACCCGGATGCGAAGCTCGACGCCTACGTCGACCAGTTGATTGCGACGATCGCGGCGGCCCAGGAACCCGACGGCTATCTCTACACGACACGGACGATCAATCCGGCGGCACCGCATCCATGGGCCGGCAAGGTCCGGTGGGAGTTCGAGCGCGACGACAGCCACGAGTTGTACGACCTCGGACACCTGTTCGAGGCGGCGGCTGCGCACTACCAATCCACGGGCAAACGGACGCTGCTCGATGTGGCCCTGCGCGCCGCTGATCTGCTCGACCGCACGTTCGGACCAGGCAGGGCGTCGATCTGGCCTGGACACCAAGTGACCGAGATGGGGCTCGTCCGCCTCTACCGGGTCACCGGCAACGAGCGCTACCTGGCCCTGGCGAAGTTCCTCATCGACGAGCGCGGGCCGACCCCGGGAGTGAAGACCAACGGCGTCGGGCTCGAGTACAACCAGGCGCAGGTGCGCGCCGTGGAACAGACCGAACCGGTGGGTCACGCGGTGCGCGCCATGTACATGTACGCAGGGATGGCCGACGTGGCCGCCCTGACCGGCGACGTGGCGTACGTGCAGGCGCTCGAGAAGATCTGGACCAGCACGGTGGGCGGCAAGTTGTACCTGACCGGCGGTATCGGCTCGACCGGCGCCGGCGAGGCGTTCGGCAAGCCGTACGAGCTGCCGAACATGACCGCCTACAACGAGACGTGCGCGTCGGTCGGCATGGACTACTGGAACCATCGGCTGTTCCTGCTGCACGGCGACGGCCGTTACATCGACGTGCTCGAACGCACGTTGTACAACGCGCTGCTCTCCGGCGTCGCGCTCGACGGCAAGGCGTACTTCTATCCCAATCCGCTCGAGTCGGCCGGACAGCACCAGCGCAGCCCGTGGTTCGGCGTCGCGTGCTGTCCCGGTAACATCACGCGGTTTCTCGCGTCACTGCCCGGTTACGTCTATGCACACCAGGGCGATGCCGTCTACGTCAATCTCTACGCCGCCGGCACGGCGACGATCGACGGCGGCGCCGGTCACCGCGTACGGATGCGCCAACAAACCCGCTATCCCTGGGACGGTCTGGTCACGCTGACCGTGACACCCGAGACGACACGCACGTTCCCACTTCGCCTCCGCATCCCCGGATGGGCACGCGAGGCGCCCGTTCCGAGCGACCTGTATCGCTTCGCGGGCCCGGCTTCACCGCCGGCGTCCTTGTCGGTCAACGGCGTGCCGGTGCCGATTGAGGTCGAGCGGGGCTACGCGACCGTGTCACGCGCGTGGGCGCCCGGCGACACGGTCACGCTGGTTCTGCCGATGCCCGCTCGTCGCATCCGGGCGCATCCGTCGGTGGCGGCCGACCGCGGCCGCATTGCCGTCCAGCGCGGCCCGCTCGTCTACGCGGCCGAGTGGCCCGACAACGGCGGCGACGTGCGCAACGTCGTGTTGCCAGACGAAGCGGTGCTCGCCAGCGAGTTCCGGCCGACGCTGCTCGGTGGCGTCCAGGTGGTGACCGCCCCCGCGGTTGCGCTCTCGCGCGACAAGGACGACGCCATCGTCCGCACGACGCGCGTGATGACACTGATTCCGTATGCGACGTGGGCCAACCGGGGCCCGGGGCCGATGGCGGTGTGGCTGGCGGCGGTCGAAGATGCGGCGCGGCCGCGCCCCTTCCCGACGCTCGCGACGCGCAGCACGGTGACGACCTCGCCGGCTCGCCGCAGTCCGCGCTTCATCAACGACGGCGAAATGCCCGCCTCGTCATCGGATCCTGCGTCGTACTTCGATTGGTGGCCGCGCAAGGGCGAGACGGCGTGGGTGGAATACGCGCTGCCGGAAGTTGCAACCGTCGATCGCGTCGCCGTCTACTGGTTCGACGACACAGGCCGCGGCGAAGTCCGTGTCCCCGCATCGTGGTCGCTCCAATACAAGGACGGCGACTCGTGGCGTCCCGTCCAGGGGAGGTCGAAGTACCGCACCGAGCGCGACCGTCCGAATGTCGTCACGTTCTCGCCAGTGCGAACGACAGCACTCCGCCTCGACATCACGATGCAGTCCGGCTTCTCGGCCGGGATTCAGGAGTGGACAGTTCAGTAA
- a CDS encoding DUF167 domain-containing protein, with product MIEETADGIVLAVRVIPRAGRSGLAGTRDDAVVVRLGASPVDGAANAELVVVLAAAFGVARRDIAIVSGDRSRHKRVRMRGIDAAAAAAVIAAAPQG from the coding sequence ATGATCGAGGAGACTGCCGACGGCATCGTGCTGGCGGTCCGCGTGATTCCGCGGGCCGGCCGGTCCGGGCTCGCGGGGACCCGCGACGACGCCGTGGTGGTGCGTCTTGGCGCGTCGCCTGTGGATGGTGCGGCCAATGCCGAGCTCGTTGTCGTACTCGCGGCAGCCTTCGGCGTGGCTCGTCGGGACATTGCGATCGTGTCCGGCGATCGTTCCCGCCACAAACGCGTGCGCATGAGAGGCATCGATGCCGCCGCCGCCGCGGCGGTGATCGCGGCCGCGCCACAGGGATAA
- a CDS encoding TonB-dependent receptor plug domain-containing protein produces the protein MRMHRRAIAAALALGLTAAHLAQAQTPPAPAPPSSAPAEDAEPPPSPLEAKETVVVTATRSGRRLQDEALRVEVIDEEEIEEKALMTPGSVAMLLGETTGLRVQTTAPSLGAANVRVQGLRGRYAQLLADGLPLYGSGGDSLGLLQVPPLDLGQVEVIKGAASALYGPAALGGVINLVSRRAEESHVETLLNATSLGGVDAAVWLGCAPVRGWSWTLLGGAHGQRRNDMDDDGWTDVAAYQRGVVRPRVFYDSGAGASLFLTGGVIAEDRQAGTIGAAVAPDGLPFAERLETRRADVGGLGRWLLGTRVLTARGSYSRNGQDRRFGEVRERGTRQTAFGEASLTGVSGRHAWVLGGAFQQDRYAPVEESRFAYTFSAPAVFAQDQIDLGRIASVSASARLDAHSEYGALFSPRLSLLLRPSTEWTMRVSGGGGSFAPTPFTEETDETGLARVARLVGLEAERAVSFSGDLTWTHGGFEVTITGFGSRVSNPVQLAELPHILVVPERGITVGLVNAAEPTRTWGTELLARYRHGGFVAMATHGWTRATELDVDRDVRREVPLTPAHAASLNAMLEGEWGRVGTEAYYTGRQGLEDNPYRATSREYVLLGGLVERRLGRVHLFLNVENLADVRQTTYDPLIRPTRLPDGRWTVGAWAPLDGRVWNGGVRFAF, from the coding sequence ATGCGGATGCACCGGCGGGCGATCGCCGCCGCCCTTGCCCTCGGCCTCACGGCTGCACACCTCGCACAGGCGCAGACACCACCGGCTCCCGCGCCACCGTCCTCCGCGCCGGCCGAGGATGCCGAGCCACCGCCTTCACCGCTCGAAGCCAAAGAAACGGTCGTCGTCACGGCCACGCGCTCCGGGCGCCGCCTGCAGGACGAAGCATTGCGTGTCGAGGTAATCGACGAGGAGGAGATAGAGGAGAAGGCGCTGATGACGCCAGGGTCGGTTGCGATGCTGCTCGGCGAGACCACCGGCCTTCGAGTGCAGACCACGGCGCCGTCACTGGGTGCGGCGAACGTCCGCGTGCAGGGCCTGCGCGGCCGCTACGCCCAGCTCCTGGCCGATGGCCTGCCGCTCTATGGCTCCGGCGGTGACTCGCTGGGCCTGCTGCAGGTGCCACCACTGGACCTCGGGCAGGTCGAGGTGATCAAGGGGGCCGCGTCGGCGCTCTATGGTCCCGCAGCGCTCGGCGGCGTGATCAACCTGGTCAGCCGGCGCGCCGAGGAGTCGCACGTCGAGACGTTGCTCAATGCCACGTCGCTGGGCGGCGTCGACGCCGCCGTGTGGCTCGGTTGTGCGCCGGTCCGTGGTTGGTCCTGGACCCTGCTCGGAGGGGCCCACGGCCAACGTCGCAACGACATGGACGACGATGGGTGGACCGACGTGGCGGCCTACCAGCGCGGCGTCGTCCGGCCGCGCGTCTTCTACGATTCCGGCGCGGGCGCGTCGCTGTTCCTCACTGGTGGCGTGATCGCCGAGGATCGCCAGGCCGGTACCATCGGCGCGGCGGTCGCGCCCGACGGGCTGCCGTTCGCCGAGCGGCTCGAGACGAGGCGCGCGGATGTCGGCGGCCTCGGCCGATGGCTGCTCGGCACGCGTGTGTTGACGGCGCGTGGGTCGTACTCCCGCAACGGCCAGGATCGACGATTCGGCGAGGTGCGCGAGCGCGGCACGCGCCAGACTGCGTTCGGCGAGGCGTCGTTGACCGGCGTATCCGGCCGCCACGCGTGGGTGCTGGGCGGGGCGTTCCAGCAGGACCGCTACGCTCCCGTCGAAGAGTCACGGTTTGCCTACACGTTTTCCGCGCCTGCCGTCTTCGCGCAGGATCAGATCGACCTCGGCCGCATCGCGAGCGTGTCGGCCAGCGCCAGGCTGGACGCCCACAGCGAATACGGCGCCTTGTTCAGTCCGCGCCTTTCGCTGCTCCTGCGTCCATCGACGGAATGGACGATGCGGGTGTCAGGCGGCGGCGGATCCTTCGCGCCGACGCCGTTCACCGAGGAGACCGACGAGACGGGACTGGCGCGCGTCGCACGCCTGGTGGGTCTCGAGGCCGAGCGGGCCGTGTCGTTCTCGGGCGACCTGACCTGGACGCATGGCGGGTTCGAGGTGACCATCACGGGGTTCGGGTCGCGCGTGTCCAATCCGGTCCAGCTCGCCGAACTGCCGCACATCCTGGTGGTGCCCGAGCGTGGCATCACGGTCGGTCTCGTCAACGCCGCGGAGCCGACGCGCACCTGGGGCACCGAACTGCTGGCGCGCTACCGCCATGGTGGCTTTGTCGCCATGGCCACCCATGGGTGGACCCGCGCGACCGAGCTGGATGTGGATCGCGACGTGCGTCGCGAGGTGCCGCTGACACCAGCGCATGCGGCGTCGCTGAATGCCATGCTCGAGGGCGAGTGGGGACGGGTGGGGACCGAGGCGTACTACACAGGGCGCCAAGGCCTTGAAGACAACCCGTACCGGGCGACGAGCCGCGAGTACGTCCTGTTGGGCGGCCTGGTCGAGCGGCGGCTGGGCCGGGTGCACCTGTTCCTCAACGTCGAGAACCTGGCCGACGTCCGCCAGACGACGTACGACCCGCTGATCCGGCCGACCCGCCTGCCGGATGGCCGCTGGACCGTCGGCGCCTGGGCGCCGCTCGACGGACGGGTCTGGAATGGCGGTGTGCGGTTCGCCTTCTGA
- a CDS encoding enolase C-terminal domain-like protein, with protein MPAVPPLPLSRRHLIGGLCLAPLSLAVPRRAPGAPAIRAARPTDIRIVEVTHAFAGHTYRAPYMFGGRSVDRVTLLDVQVRVRAGSGVESWGFGSMTLGNAWAFPKATQEDGLGAMMALADALRDVTAACDEDGHPLDLWRALEPAYLRAAEAVGRTRNLRSPIPKLCTLVVASPFDAAIHDAYGKAFGVSSYATYSKAHVRQDLSRDLGPQFAGEYLDRYIPSAPRAVTPVFHSVGASDAIEPADLKVRLDDGLPNTLAEWIAHDGLTHFKIKLNGGNDAQDFDRITRVDRVVRTGMQARRVRDWHYILDFNEGCPDVGYLLGVLRRVREATPDGFARIKYVEQPTSRDLANDRGNVMHEASKLLPVVVDEGLVDLAALLVAREMGYTGVALKACKGQSQAMLMAAAAQKFGMFLCVQDLTCPGASLIHSAGIAARVPGNAGIEANARQFVPSANAAWEARFPGLFTIHDGVMRTGQLTGPGLGAVPPGPRVP; from the coding sequence ATGCCCGCCGTACCGCCCTTGCCCCTTTCGCGTCGTCACCTGATCGGGGGCCTGTGCCTTGCGCCGCTCTCGCTGGCCGTGCCGCGGCGTGCGCCTGGCGCTCCGGCGATCCGCGCCGCCCGCCCGACCGACATCCGCATCGTCGAGGTCACGCATGCGTTCGCGGGTCATACCTATCGCGCGCCGTACATGTTCGGCGGACGCTCGGTGGATCGCGTGACGCTCCTCGACGTGCAGGTACGCGTGCGGGCCGGCAGTGGCGTCGAATCGTGGGGCTTCGGATCGATGACGCTCGGCAATGCCTGGGCGTTTCCGAAGGCGACCCAGGAAGACGGGCTCGGCGCGATGATGGCGCTGGCCGATGCCCTGCGTGACGTCACCGCCGCGTGCGACGAAGACGGACATCCACTCGACCTGTGGCGCGCGCTCGAGCCGGCGTACCTGCGGGCCGCTGAAGCGGTAGGCCGAACCCGGAACCTGCGCAGCCCGATCCCCAAGCTGTGCACGCTGGTGGTGGCGAGTCCCTTCGATGCCGCCATCCACGACGCGTATGGCAAGGCGTTCGGCGTGAGCAGTTACGCCACGTACTCGAAGGCGCACGTGCGGCAGGACCTGTCCCGGGATCTGGGCCCGCAGTTCGCGGGCGAGTACCTGGATCGCTACATCCCGTCCGCGCCGCGCGCCGTCACGCCGGTGTTCCATTCGGTTGGCGCGAGCGATGCCATCGAGCCCGCGGATCTCAAGGTGCGGCTCGACGACGGCCTGCCGAACACGCTGGCGGAGTGGATTGCGCATGACGGCCTGACGCACTTCAAGATCAAGCTCAATGGCGGCAACGACGCGCAGGACTTCGATCGCATCACCCGCGTCGACCGCGTCGTACGTACGGGGATGCAGGCGCGTCGTGTCCGCGACTGGCACTACATACTGGATTTCAACGAGGGCTGCCCGGACGTGGGCTACCTGCTCGGCGTGCTGCGGCGCGTACGCGAGGCGACACCCGATGGGTTCGCCCGGATCAAGTACGTGGAGCAACCGACGTCGCGCGACCTGGCCAACGATCGCGGCAACGTGATGCACGAGGCCTCGAAATTGCTGCCGGTGGTCGTCGACGAAGGGCTCGTGGACCTCGCGGCGCTGCTGGTGGCCAGGGAGATGGGCTACACCGGAGTGGCCCTCAAGGCGTGCAAGGGACAGAGTCAGGCGATGCTGATGGCGGCCGCGGCCCAGAAGTTCGGGATGTTCCTGTGCGTGCAGGACCTCACCTGTCCCGGCGCCTCGCTGATTCACTCGGCGGGCATCGCCGCGCGCGTCCCCGGCAACGCCGGGATCGAGGCCAACGCGCGCCAGTTCGTGCCGTCGGCGAATGCGGCCTGGGAGGCGAGGTTCCCGGGCCTGTTCACGATCCATGACGGCGTCATGCGCACCGGGCAGCTGACCGGCCCTGGCCTTGGCGCCGTGCCTCCAGGCCCCCGCGTGCCCTGA
- a CDS encoding RNA polymerase sigma factor, whose amino-acid sequence MAARGDPPGPPGAAAFDAFVLEYQDMVYAVAVRLLANEAEAEDVAQTVFLRAYERFGELKGEATVPGWLKTVTTNLCLNHLERYRARWRFFSEMGEAGGPAFDVAATEASPEAVLDDADRHAQLEAALRALPPHQRVPLVLFHFEQHGCDDIARLLGVSVGKVRTDMHRGRVALRRWLS is encoded by the coding sequence ATGGCCGCCCGTGGCGACCCGCCGGGCCCGCCTGGGGCAGCGGCGTTCGACGCCTTCGTGCTCGAGTACCAGGACATGGTCTATGCCGTCGCCGTGCGCTTGCTGGCCAATGAGGCCGAGGCCGAGGACGTCGCCCAGACGGTGTTCCTGCGCGCCTACGAGCGCTTCGGGGAACTGAAGGGGGAGGCAACGGTGCCGGGGTGGCTCAAGACGGTCACGACCAACCTCTGCCTCAACCACCTGGAGCGCTATCGCGCCCGGTGGCGGTTCTTCAGCGAGATGGGTGAGGCCGGCGGGCCGGCGTTCGACGTGGCCGCGACCGAGGCCAGCCCGGAAGCGGTGCTGGACGACGCTGATCGGCACGCGCAACTCGAGGCGGCGTTGCGAGCGCTGCCACCGCACCAGCGGGTGCCCCTCGTGTTGTTCCACTTCGAGCAGCACGGCTGCGACGACATCGCGCGGCTGCTCGGGGTCTCAGTCGGCAAGGTGAGGACCGACATGCATCGCGGTCGGGTCGCGCTGCGGCGGTGGCTGTCATGA